From Zea mays cultivar B73 chromosome 3, Zm-B73-REFERENCE-NAM-5.0, whole genome shotgun sequence:
TAGAAAGTAGATCATTTTTGCTAGCAGATATTGATTTATACTCCAGTATCAATCTCGTACTTGTTACTTCAAGCTTGGAAAAAAAATAGTTGCTACTAGAAAGTAGATCATTTTTGCTAGCAGACATTGATTTATATATACTCTAGTATGAAGCCCGTACTTGATACTACAAACTTGGAAGAAATTACTTGCTACTAGAAAGTAGACCATTTCTGCTACCAGACATTGATTTGTACCCCGGTATCAATATCTGGGTAACTTTGGGAAGGTAAGCCACTAGCCCACTAGCCTTGCTTTCATCACTTCTTGCTAGCTGGATATAGATGGTTTTCTTTCACATATAGGAGTATATATATATGAACCTTGCAGCAAGCATTGGGTAGTCAAACAAAGCCCTACAGACATTGATCTGTAATCCCTATATTTGGTGAGAATTACAATGGAAGGAAGCAAGTCGGTCCTGCTCTTGATGGTGATCCTGGGAAGTTTGATGGTTCCTGCACACTGTAAGTGCGCATTATTGGGCAACCAGGCGCAttcagatcaagttacttattatatATAGGAGTAGtttctttctattagtaaatataaATTGGGTTCTGCTTTTTACCTAATTGTTTTAAGCGAATTCCCTTATCTACATGCGCAGCTCGGAACGTTGTTCGTTTTTGCAAATGTCAAAAACAGACCTGCAACATGG
This genomic window contains:
- the LOC103650252 gene encoding uncharacterized protein yields the protein SLYLVRITMEGSKSVLLLMVILGSLMVPAHSRNVVRFCKCQKQTCNMGALFDAVCYCCPGGSCYSTMQDCAPACRCDKLSHAPLNVRDHESVL